A window from Aeromonas rivipollensis encodes these proteins:
- the pyrG gene encoding glutamine hydrolyzing CTP synthase — MTTKYIFVTGGVVSSLGKGIAAASLAAILEARGLDVTIMKLDPYINVDPGTMSPTQHGEVFVTEDGAETDLDLGHYERFIRTKMTRRNNFTTGRIYADVLRKERRGDYLGATIQVIPHITNAIKERVIAGAEGHQVAIVEVGGTVGDIESLPFLEAIRQLAAEVSRDNAMFMHLTLVPYLAAAGEVKTKPTQHSVKELLSIGIQPDVLICRSDRAIPANERAKIALFCNVPERAVISMKDVDSIYKIPALLKSQNLDDYFIARFGLECKEADLSEWEQVVYEEANPTAEVTIGMVGKYVSLPDAYKSVNEALKHGGLKTRLSVNIKFIDSQDIETRGSELLEGLDAILVPGGFGERGVEGKILAAQYARENKIPYLGICLGMQVAMIEFARNVAGMTGAHSSEFKKDCAYPVVGLITEWVDEEGNVETRTEKSDLGGTMRLGSQLCHLVEGSKVRQMYGSPTIYERHRHRYEVNNKLLPQIEAAGLKVTGLSADKKLVEIIEIPDHPWFVAAQFHPEFTSTPRDGHALFAGFVKAAGEYQKRNLK, encoded by the coding sequence ATGACGACAAAATATATTTTTGTAACTGGTGGCGTTGTTTCATCCCTCGGCAAAGGCATTGCCGCAGCTTCTCTGGCAGCCATTCTGGAAGCCCGTGGTCTGGATGTGACCATCATGAAACTGGACCCCTATATCAACGTGGATCCGGGCACCATGAGCCCGACCCAGCACGGTGAAGTGTTCGTAACCGAGGACGGGGCCGAGACCGATCTGGATCTGGGCCACTACGAGCGTTTCATCCGCACCAAGATGACCCGTCGCAACAACTTCACCACCGGCCGCATCTATGCCGACGTGCTGCGCAAAGAGCGTCGTGGTGACTATCTGGGGGCCACCATCCAGGTCATCCCGCACATCACCAACGCCATCAAGGAGCGGGTGATTGCCGGCGCAGAAGGCCATCAGGTGGCCATCGTCGAAGTGGGCGGCACAGTGGGCGACATCGAGTCCCTGCCGTTCCTCGAAGCCATTCGTCAGCTGGCTGCCGAAGTGAGCCGCGACAATGCCATGTTCATGCACCTGACCCTGGTGCCTTACCTGGCCGCCGCTGGCGAGGTGAAGACCAAGCCGACCCAGCACTCAGTGAAAGAGCTGCTCTCCATCGGGATCCAGCCGGACGTGCTGATCTGCCGCTCCGATCGCGCCATCCCGGCCAACGAGCGTGCCAAGATCGCCCTGTTCTGCAACGTGCCAGAGCGCGCCGTCATCTCCATGAAGGACGTCGACTCCATCTACAAGATCCCGGCGCTGCTCAAGTCCCAGAATCTGGATGACTACTTCATCGCCCGTTTCGGCCTGGAGTGCAAGGAAGCCGATTTGTCCGAGTGGGAACAGGTGGTCTATGAAGAGGCCAACCCGACCGCAGAAGTGACCATCGGCATGGTCGGCAAATACGTTTCCCTGCCGGATGCCTACAAGTCCGTCAACGAGGCGCTCAAGCACGGTGGCCTGAAGACCCGTCTCTCCGTCAACATCAAGTTCATCGACTCCCAGGACATCGAGACCCGTGGCTCCGAGCTGCTGGAAGGTCTGGACGCTATCCTGGTCCCGGGTGGCTTCGGTGAGCGTGGCGTGGAAGGCAAAATCCTGGCCGCTCAGTATGCCCGTGAGAACAAGATCCCTTACCTGGGTATCTGTCTGGGGATGCAGGTTGCCATGATCGAGTTCGCTCGCAACGTGGCTGGCATGACAGGGGCTCACTCCTCCGAATTCAAGAAAGATTGCGCCTACCCGGTCGTCGGCCTCATCACCGAATGGGTGGATGAAGAAGGCAACGTCGAGACCCGCACCGAGAAATCCGATCTGGGCGGCACTATGCGTCTTGGTTCCCAGCTCTGCCACCTGGTGGAAGGTTCCAAGGTGCGTCAGATGTACGGCAGCCCGACCATTTATGAGCGTCACCGTCACCGTTATGAGGTGAACAACAAGCTGCTGCCGCAGATCGAAGCGGCGGGCTTGAAGGTCACCGGTCTCTCCGCCGACAAGAAGCTGGTGGAAATTATCGAGATTCCGGATCACCCTTGGTTCGTGGCGGCGCAGTTCCACCCGGAGTTCACCTCGACTCCCCGTGATGGCCACGCCCTGTTCGCCGGTTTTGTGAAGGCCGCCGGCGAGTATCAGAAGCGTAATCTGAAGTAA